A genomic window from bacterium includes:
- a CDS encoding ABC transporter ATP-binding protein: MEEYVIETQKLTKRYIKHKEAVKSLDLLVPKGSVYVFLGRNGAGKTTTIRMLMGLLQKTSGKSKVLRMDPEKEPVQIKKRVGYVADNQKMYDWMTIEETINFCRPFYSTWNNNLTEDLLNRFELPKKIKVKELSRGMNGKLALLLALSHQPELLILDDPTSGLDPVVRREFLQGIIETIHLETRTVFFSTHIITEAEQIADYVGIIEEGKLLLSCPLETLKNSVKEIHLIFEDKIPEEIFFNDKNDKLLKKKVIGHELVMIIKNFTPEILKKLEKFGPKSMEVIDLTLEDIFVSLVGKEKSV, encoded by the coding sequence ATGGAAGAATATGTAATAGAAACACAGAAACTTACAAAAAGGTACATAAAACATAAAGAAGCAGTAAAATCATTGGATTTATTAGTTCCTAAGGGGTCAGTTTATGTTTTTCTTGGCAGAAATGGAGCAGGTAAAACAACAACTATTAGAATGCTTATGGGGCTACTACAAAAAACATCAGGAAAAAGTAAAGTTCTTAGAATGGACCCAGAAAAAGAACCAGTCCAAATAAAAAAAAGGGTTGGATATGTGGCTGATAACCAGAAGATGTATGACTGGATGACTATTGAAGAAACAATTAACTTCTGTCGTCCTTTCTATTCCACCTGGAACAATAATTTAACTGAAGACCTGCTCAATAGATTTGAACTTCCTAAAAAAATAAAAGTTAAAGAACTTTCAAGGGGAATGAACGGAAAACTTGCCCTCTTATTGGCACTTTCTCACCAACCAGAACTTTTAATTCTTGATGACCCTACTTCTGGATTAGACCCTGTTGTCAGACGAGAATTTCTTCAGGGAATTATTGAAACCATACATCTGGAAACAAGGACTGTATTCTTTTCTACTCATATTATCACAGAAGCAGAACAGATAGCCGACTATGTAGGTATTATTGAAGAGGGAAAACTTTTACTTTCCTGTCCATTAGAAACACTGAAAAATTCAGTAAAAGAAATCCATCTTATTTTTGAAGATAAGATACCCGAAGAAATTTTTTTTAATGATAAAAATGATAAACTATTGAAAAAGAAAGTTATAGGACATGAGTTAGTTATGATAATAAAAAACTTTACCCCTGAGATATTAAAAAAACTTGAAAAATTTGGTCCAAAAAGTATGGAAGTTATTGACCTGACACTTGAAGATATATTTGTTTCTCTGGTAGGTAAAGAAAAAAGTGTTTAA
- a CDS encoding AAC(3) family N-acetyltransferase, whose amino-acid sequence MENLNKRIKKEFDLSRWQNLALKIFNIESRFCYSDFEKSAKLCWQELKDAGAKDVELIELKADGGTTYGDFIMPQAWDYEYGFLYIKEPDKFNGKILADTKHHPFHIANRCGDIEETILDVVDIRNIKKYKDLSKNFVFCGNIPPRECRNEIEKTGALGIISSYSGAPEKRDGVYWINGWAKNSGWYQTKEDRKMVCFSIKPEDGEFLQKLLDKENVKVCASVKSKRYNGKIYSITGLIPGKTKKEIAFLAHLYEPMITDNATGVAGLIEICRVINELIKSKKFIPDVGIRFLFSMERYGMAQFFEKKHNVIYAFNVDGITPDIVKSGRMRITLYGSHFTNPFFGDYLFEKLLEKTFPSNLPWKKERAMFEDDTFISDKSTNIPTMYFISHPGKFHHNSADPEIVNWNLGKEILCSLATYVCTLFSNQKRKKYLNVVNTSVKEEFYKYISYLNLMIAENPEKFTQQGIKERINYISRYLKDKYLSIKIFGDKPEEKILKEIDKIVRKTITDITKKFDKEISKKEVLLSREDKKSENIVITWRKPVFIFSLAEIPHKERISPPEEFYSVINRVDGKKDMYQIFKEISSEREFYGMNEISEAEKKSLIKYIQYLSNYNYLKFYYKTIVTKQDIKSGLEKLGIKKGDKVIVHSSLSSLGYVEGGAKAVCEALMELIGKEGVLMMPSFNHGEIFRNDPDAYFSPLETPTTNGAVPEAFWKIKDVYRSLNPTHSFAVWGKNAKDFVKNHHKYLTMGKGSPLYLLEKEGGKIILIDALSANTFHHVVEQTNNVPCLGKRTEQYPVKLPSGEIVHIRTWGWRGRACEITDKGAYWDYIRKNKLLKEGKIGGAQVFVLNMKVCRQVIEKFLKGEIKGFSGCRKCKIKPRIVSQTVESDWDNEKETVKSDTTAFVGDYEPVSYCK is encoded by the coding sequence ATGGAAAATCTTAATAAAAGGATAAAAAAAGAATTTGATTTAAGTAGATGGCAGAATTTAGCACTGAAAATATTTAATATTGAATCAAGGTTTTGTTATAGTGATTTTGAAAAGTCAGCAAAGTTATGTTGGCAGGAATTAAAAGATGCAGGTGCGAAAGATGTTGAACTAATAGAACTCAAAGCAGACGGTGGGACCACTTATGGTGATTTCATTATGCCTCAGGCTTGGGATTATGAATATGGATTTCTTTATATTAAAGAACCTGATAAGTTTAATGGAAAAATTCTTGCTGATACAAAACACCATCCATTTCATATTGCAAATAGATGTGGTGATATTGAAGAAACAATTTTGGATGTAGTAGATATAAGAAATATTAAAAAATATAAAGATTTAAGTAAGAATTTTGTATTCTGTGGAAATATTCCCCCAAGGGAATGTAGAAACGAAATTGAAAAAACAGGTGCTTTAGGAATTATCTCTTCATATTCTGGTGCTCCTGAAAAAAGAGATGGAGTATATTGGATTAATGGATGGGCAAAAAATTCTGGTTGGTATCAAACAAAAGAAGATAGAAAAATGGTATGTTTTTCAATTAAACCAGAAGATGGTGAATTCCTGCAAAAATTACTTGATAAGGAAAATGTGAAGGTCTGTGCCTCTGTGAAAAGCAAAAGATACAATGGGAAAATTTATTCAATTACAGGACTTATTCCAGGAAAAACAAAAAAAGAAATTGCTTTTCTTGCCCATCTTTATGAACCAATGATTACAGATAATGCGACCGGTGTTGCTGGATTGATTGAAATATGTAGAGTTATAAATGAACTTATTAAGTCAAAAAAATTTATTCCTGATGTTGGAATAAGATTTCTTTTTTCAATGGAAAGATATGGAATGGCTCAGTTTTTTGAAAAAAAACATAATGTAATATATGCATTTAATGTAGATGGAATTACTCCTGATATTGTTAAATCGGGTAGAATGAGGATAACACTGTATGGAAGTCATTTTACAAATCCATTTTTTGGTGACTACCTCTTTGAAAAACTTCTTGAAAAAACATTCCCTTCTAATTTACCATGGAAAAAAGAAAGAGCAATGTTTGAAGATGATACATTTATATCTGATAAATCAACTAATATTCCAACAATGTATTTTATATCACATCCTGGAAAGTTTCATCATAATTCTGCTGACCCTGAAATTGTTAACTGGAATTTAGGAAAGGAAATTTTATGTTCTTTAGCAACTTATGTCTGTACTCTTTTTTCAAATCAGAAAAGAAAAAAATATCTAAATGTTGTTAATACCTCTGTGAAAGAGGAATTTTATAAATATATAAGTTATCTTAACTTAATGATAGCAGAAAATCCTGAAAAATTTACTCAACAAGGAATTAAAGAAAGAATAAATTATATCTCTCGTTACTTAAAAGATAAATATCTCTCAATAAAAATTTTTGGTGATAAACCAGAAGAAAAAATTTTAAAGGAAATAGACAAGATAGTTAGAAAAACTATAACTGATATTACTAAAAAATTTGATAAAGAAATTTCAAAAAAAGAAGTTCTATTATCAAGAGAAGATAAAAAAAGTGAAAATATTGTTATAACATGGAGAAAACCAGTATTTATTTTTTCTTTAGCAGAAATTCCTCATAAAGAAAGAATTTCTCCACCAGAAGAATTTTATTCTGTTATCAATAGAGTGGATGGTAAAAAAGATATGTATCAAATATTCAAAGAAATTTCATCTGAAAGGGAATTTTATGGAATGAATGAGATAAGTGAAGCAGAAAAAAAATCCCTTATAAAATATATTCAGTATTTATCTAATTATAATTATTTAAAATTTTATTATAAAACAATTGTTACTAAACAGGATATAAAATCTGGACTTGAAAAACTTGGAATTAAAAAAGGAGATAAAGTTATTGTTCATTCATCTCTTTCTTCTCTTGGATATGTAGAAGGTGGAGCAAAGGCAGTATGTGAGGCACTTATGGAACTTATTGGGAAAGAAGGAGTTTTAATGATGCCTTCTTTTAATCACGGTGAAATTTTTAGAAATGACCCAGATGCATATTTCTCACCTCTTGAGACACCAACAACTAATGGGGCAGTGCCAGAAGCATTTTGGAAAATAAAAGATGTTTATCGTTCTCTTAATCCAACTCATTCTTTTGCTGTTTGGGGAAAAAATGCAAAGGACTTTGTTAAAAACCATCATAAATACCTTACTATGGGAAAAGGAAGTCCTCTTTATCTTCTTGAAAAGGAGGGAGGTAAAATTATACTTATTGATGCGTTATCAGCAAATACATTTCATCATGTTGTTGAACAAACAAATAATGTTCCTTGCCTTGGAAAAAGAACAGAACAATATCCTGTAAAACTTCCTTCAGGAGAAATTGTTCACATAAGAACATGGGGATGGCGAGGAAGAGCTTGTGAAATTACTGATAAAGGAGCATATTGGGATTACATAAGAAAAAACAAATTATTAAAAGAAGGGAAAATTGGAGGGGCTCAAGTTTTTGTTCTAAATATGAAAGTATGTAGACAAGTTATAGAAAAATTTTTGAAAGGAGAAATAAAAGGTTTTTCGGGATGTAGAAAATGTAAGATAAAACCAAGAATTGTCTCTCAAACAGTTGAAAGTGATTGGGATAATGAAAAAGAAACTGTAAAATCTGATACAACTGCTTTTGTTGGTGATTATGAACCAGTTAGTTATTGTAAATGA
- a CDS encoding GntR family transcriptional regulator: protein MYIKIDSNSGVAPYMQIIKKVKYLVACGALKAGDQLPPIRDLAMQLRINPNTVARAYRELRYEKIITSKWGGGTFISDDVKQIAESEKKKIVDEIFDQAIHQATILGFTEEEIIQLFTNQLKTRRNKK from the coding sequence ATGTATATAAAAATAGATTCAAATAGTGGAGTAGCACCATATATGCAAATTATAAAAAAGGTTAAATATCTTGTTGCCTGCGGTGCTTTGAAAGCAGGAGACCAATTACCACCTATAAGAGACCTCGCTATGCAGTTGCGTATTAATCCAAATACTGTTGCCCGTGCTTACAGAGAATTACGGTATGAAAAAATTATAACAAGTAAATGGGGTGGAGGAACATTTATATCAGATGATGTAAAACAAATTGCTGAATCAGAGAAAAAAAAGATTGTTGATGAGATATTTGACCAGGCAATTCATCAGGCAACTATTTTGGGATTTACAGAAGAAGAGATTATTCAACTCTTTACCAATCAACTCAAAACAAGGAGGAATAAAAAATGA